The DNA sequence CGGTAATTGAAGTCCATATCTCCAACGTGCATGCCCGCGAGGCGTTCCGCCATCACAGTTTTGTCTCGGCCATCGCGGTGGCGGTGCTGTGCGGCTTCGGTGTGCAGGGCTATCGCATGGCCTTGCAACACGTCAGTTACCTGTTGAACGGCAAGGGGTGAAGAACATGGCTACCCAACCAAGCATTCTCGCCGGCCTGATCGGCGCCGGTATCCAGGCCTCGCGCACCCCTGCCCTGCATGAGCGCGAAGGCGCGGCGCAGGGGATGGGCTATGTGTATCGGCTGATCGACCTGGATCAATTGAAACTCGACTGCAATGCCCTGGAAGAACTGCTGACGGCCGCCGAGCGCATGAGCTTCACAGGGCTTAACATCACCTTCCCGTGCAAGCAGGCGATCATCCCCCTGCTCGACGATTTATCCCCGGAAGCCCGCGGCATCGGTGCGGTGAACACCGTGGTGCTCAAGGACGGTAAACGCGTCGGCCACAACACCGACTGCCTGGGTTTTGCCGAGGGCTTTCGCCGGGGCCTGGCCGACGTCCCCCGTGAGCGCGTGGTGCAGATGGGTGCAGGCGGCGCCGGTGCTGCGGTCGCTCACGCGCTGTTGAGCGAAGGCGTGGGCCAGCTGAGCATTTTCGATGTGGATACGAGCCGCGCCCAGGCCTTGGCCGACAATCTCAACCAGCACTTCGAAGGTGGCCGGGCGCGGGTTGGCAGTGATCTGGCCAGTACGCTGCAAGCCGCTGACGGCCTGGTCAACACCACCCCCATGGGCATGGCCAAACTGCCTGGCATGCCGGTGCCAAAGGAGTTACTGCGCCCAGCGCTCTGGGTTGCCGAAATCGTCTACTTTCCGCTGGAAACCGAATTGCTGCGCGAAGCCAGTGCCTTGGGTTGCCGTACCCTGAACGGCGGAACCATGGCGGTCTTCCAGGCCGTGAAGGCCTTCGAGCTGTTCAGTGGCCAGAGCGCCAACGCCCAGCGCATGATCGAGCATTTCAACAGCCTCGACGGCTGATCCCCGGACGCGCCGATTACTAGATGATCGGCTTGAGCATTGCCTGCGCTTCATACAGCGCAGGCAAATACCGCTGCTGCATGGCCTCGACCGTCATGCGCGAGGCATGGGTGGTGAGCGAAAGCGCCGCCTTGAGCTCGCCCTTGCGATCACGCAGGGGGACGCCGAGCACCCGCATGCCAATTTCATATTCCTGATCCACCACTGAAAATCCTTGCAGGGCGACCTTGCGCAACTCTGCGTTGATGTCGTCCAGCGAGGTCAGTGTGTAGGGTGTCAGTTCCCGAGGCTGGACCCGGGCAAAATACTGCGCGAGTTCTTCCTCGGCCAGTATCGACAGCCAGATGCGCCCGCTGGCGGTGCAGTACATCGGCACCCGCGAACCGGGCCGGATCGACATCGAGGAGATGTGGCTGTAGCGACTGCGCACCACGTGGATGATGTCATCACCGTCCCGCACCCCCACCGACACATGCTCCTGAGTGGTCCGCGCCACCTGCTCGACAATCGGCCGGAGCATGCGCGGAAGCTGCGCCGAATCCACATAAGCCTGGCCGATGCGCAGGGCCTTGGCTGTCAGCCAGTACTGGCGTCCGTCCGTCTCGACAAACCGTTCATGCACCAGCGTCAGCAAAAAGCGCCGCGCCGCGCTTTGGGTCAGCCCGGCCATGCGCGCTGCCTGCGGCACGCTCAGGCGCGGGGTTTCTTCGCTGAACAGCTGCATCAGGCCCAGGCCCTTCTGCAAGCCGACGATCAGGTCACGGGGATGAATAACGGGATCTTTCATGTTCGGGCGCCAACGAAATCAGCCAATTAGTGCGATTATCGCAGTAGCACTGCGATTAACAAGCAAAAGCGCCGACAGCCGCATTGTTGCTCTCCCGACCGCCTCGCAAGATGGAGCCACAACAACTCCAACCAGGTCAGGAGATCATCATGATCCGCGGCTCGACTGAATTAGTGGCGATCCTGGGCTCACCCATTGCCCAGGTAAAATCCCCGGAAAACTTCAATAGCTGGTTTGCGGCCCACGATGCCGATCTGGCCATGCTCGCCATCGACATGAGCGAACCGGCGCTTGCAGGCTTCATCGCGTCCCTGCGTGGCTGGAACAACCTGCGCGGTTGTGTAGTGACCGTCCCCTACAAGCAAAGCCTGGTGCCATTGCTCGACGAGTTGAGTGAACGGGCTGCGGCGCTGCGCTCGGTCAATGTGATCCGCCGCGAAGCCAATGGCCGCCTGATTGGCGACAACGTCGATGGCGCAGGCTTCCTCAAGGCCGCCCGTGCCCACGGCTTCCAGCCTGCCGGCAAGCAGGCACTGGTGCTGGGATCCGGCGGCGTCGGGGCGGCCATCGCCTATGCCCTTGCTGAAGCTGGCGTACGCCGCCTGACGGTCGCCGATGTCCGTCCCGCCCAGGCCCAGGCGCTGGGCGATCTGCTCAAGCGCGCCTTTCCTGCGCTCGACATTGGTTATGGGGTCGAGGATTTGTCCGAGGTCGACCTGCTGGTCAACGCCTCGCCGGTGGGCATGGGTGACAGCGGTGAACTGCCGGTCCCGGTCACCCTGCTGGAAAGCCTGAATAGTGCAGCGCTGGTCGCCGATGTGGTGACTCAGCCGGTCATCACTCCCCTGCTGGCACTGGCCCGCGAACGCGGCTGCTGCATCCAGACCGGCCCGGAAATGGCCCGGGCGCAGATGGGCAATCTGGGCGCCTTCATGGGCGTCATGCCGGTGGACGCTTGAGCGCACAAGGGGCAACAGCATGAACGCATTGACTCATCCCGCTGAGCACAACCAGGCGCAAGCCTGGACCCACCACCATGACGTAGTCGTACTCGGCAGCGGGGCCGCCGGCTTTGCTGCCGCGACTACCGCTGCCTGCCGTGGCCTGAAGGTATTGCTGGTCGAGAAGGCCGCAACCTTTGGCGGTACTTCGGCGGTTTCCGGCGGCGCCATCTGGATCCATGGCAGCGACCAGGCCCGAGCCGCCGGCATCGAAGACAGCCGCGCCGCAGTACGCACTTACCTGCAAAAAACCATCGGTGCCGGCTTCAACGCCGAGTTGATCGACGCCTATATCGAGCGCGGCAGCGAAGCCTTGCGCTTTCTCGAGCAGAACAGCGAACTGGCTTATGTGCTACGGCCCTTCTCGCCCGACTACTACCCGCAGGAAGAAGGCGCTACCGACAGAGGCCGGGCGCTGGAGATGGTCGAATATGACGGTCGTCGTCTCGGGCGCCATTTCAAGCATCTGCGCAAGCCGCCCGAAGGCATGTTGTTGTTCGGCGGCATGATGGTCAATCGCGTCGATATCCAGCACTTTCTCAGTTTCAAGCGTTCCGCGAAATCACTCTGGCACTGCCTCAAGCTGATGGCCCGCTATGGCCGTGACCGCATCAGTCATGAGCGTGGCACTCGCCTGACCGTCGGCAATGCCCTGATCGCCCGACTGGCGACGACAGCCTTTGCCAAGGGCGTCGAACTGTGGCTCGACAGCCAGAGCGAAGCGCTGGTGATCGAACAGGGTCGGGTCACCGGCCTGGTGATTACCCGCAATGGCCAGCGCCTGCGGGTACAGGCTCGCGGCGGCGTGATCTGTGCCACCGGCGGTTTTGCGGCAGGCGAAGTTGCTGCCAGCCAGCGGCCCGACACCGGCAGCGAACACCTGAGCATGTCACCGGCAACCAACACGGGTGATGCCCTGAAGCTTGCCGAGCAGGCGCAGGCTGCGGTCGGCGAAGGGTTGGCAGCCAATTTCTTCTGGGCTCCGGTATCCCAGGTTCGCCGCCCCAATGGCGAGATGGAGCGTTTTCCCCATCTGGTCACCGACCGCGCCAAGCCGGGCATCATTGCGGTCAATCGCACCGGACAACGCTTCGTCAATGAGGCCAACTCCTACCACTGTTTCGTCCAGGCCATGCAGCAGGAAGGCGGCGCCAAC is a window from the Pseudomonas sp. LS1212 genome containing:
- a CDS encoding shikimate dehydrogenase, translating into MATQPSILAGLIGAGIQASRTPALHEREGAAQGMGYVYRLIDLDQLKLDCNALEELLTAAERMSFTGLNITFPCKQAIIPLLDDLSPEARGIGAVNTVVLKDGKRVGHNTDCLGFAEGFRRGLADVPRERVVQMGAGGAGAAVAHALLSEGVGQLSIFDVDTSRAQALADNLNQHFEGGRARVGSDLASTLQAADGLVNTTPMGMAKLPGMPVPKELLRPALWVAEIVYFPLETELLREASALGCRTLNGGTMAVFQAVKAFELFSGQSANAQRMIEHFNSLDG
- a CDS encoding IclR family transcriptional regulator C-terminal domain-containing protein, which translates into the protein MKDPVIHPRDLIVGLQKGLGLMQLFSEETPRLSVPQAARMAGLTQSAARRFLLTLVHERFVETDGRQYWLTAKALRIGQAYVDSAQLPRMLRPIVEQVARTTQEHVSVGVRDGDDIIHVVRSRYSHISSMSIRPGSRVPMYCTASGRIWLSILAEEELAQYFARVQPRELTPYTLTSLDDINAELRKVALQGFSVVDQEYEIGMRVLGVPLRDRKGELKAALSLTTHASRMTVEAMQQRYLPALYEAQAMLKPII
- a CDS encoding shikimate dehydrogenase translates to MIRGSTELVAILGSPIAQVKSPENFNSWFAAHDADLAMLAIDMSEPALAGFIASLRGWNNLRGCVVTVPYKQSLVPLLDELSERAAALRSVNVIRREANGRLIGDNVDGAGFLKAARAHGFQPAGKQALVLGSGGVGAAIAYALAEAGVRRLTVADVRPAQAQALGDLLKRAFPALDIGYGVEDLSEVDLLVNASPVGMGDSGELPVPVTLLESLNSAALVADVVTQPVITPLLALARERGCCIQTGPEMARAQMGNLGAFMGVMPVDA
- a CDS encoding FAD-dependent oxidoreductase, with product MNALTHPAEHNQAQAWTHHHDVVVLGSGAAGFAAATTAACRGLKVLLVEKAATFGGTSAVSGGAIWIHGSDQARAAGIEDSRAAVRTYLQKTIGAGFNAELIDAYIERGSEALRFLEQNSELAYVLRPFSPDYYPQEEGATDRGRALEMVEYDGRRLGRHFKHLRKPPEGMLLFGGMMVNRVDIQHFLSFKRSAKSLWHCLKLMARYGRDRISHERGTRLTVGNALIARLATTAFAKGVELWLDSQSEALVIEQGRVTGLVITRNGQRLRVQARGGVICATGGFAAGEVAASQRPDTGSEHLSMSPATNTGDALKLAEQAQAAVGEGLAANFFWAPVSQVRRPNGEMERFPHLVTDRAKPGIIAVNRTGQRFVNEANSYHCFVQAMQQEGGANAPCWLIADAQALNSYGLGLARPKPVDNSNLIEAGYLHRADTPEQLARQLGIDPNGLVETLVRHNTDALRGVDSAFGKGSNSYNQSLGDPHHQPNPCLAPLTKAPWYAIRIATGDLGSARGLVTNANANVLDRQGLPITGLYAAGNDMNSIMDGTYPGPGITIGPGLTFGYIAATHIAECIRTGASH